Proteins from a single region of Dasypus novemcinctus isolate mDasNov1 chromosome 16, mDasNov1.1.hap2, whole genome shotgun sequence:
- the CBLN2 gene encoding cerebellin-2, whose protein sequence is MRAPGRGRRGPPLTMPGRLTLPRRRGALRAAGGGSGLGAALALLLLLLPAGWPVRAQNDTEPIVLEGKCLVVCDSSPSADGAVTSSLGISVRSGSAKVAFSATRSTNHEPSEMSNRTMTIYFDQVLVNIGNHFDLASSIFVAPRKGIYSFSFHVVKVYNRQTIQVSLMQNGYPVISAFAGDQDVTREAASNGVLLLMEREDKVHLKLERGNLMGGWKYSTFSGFLVFPL, encoded by the exons ATGCGGGCGCCCGGCCGGGGCCGCCGCGGGCCGCCGCTGACCATGCCCGGGCGCTTGACCTTGCCCAGGCGCCGGGGGGCGCTGCGCGCGGCCGGTGGCGGCTCGGGGCTGGGGGCGGCGCTggccctgctgctgctgctgctgccggccGGCTGGCCCGTGCGGGCGCAGAACGACACGGAGCCCATCGTGCTGGAGGGCAAGTGCCTGGTGGTGTGCGACTCCAGCCCGTCGGCCGACGGCGCCGTCACCTCGTCCCTGGGCATCTCCGTGCGCTCCGGCAGCGCCAAGGTGGCCTTCTCCGCCACGCGCAGCACTAACCACGAGCCGTCCGAGATGAGCAACCGCACCATGACCATCTACTTCGACCAG GTCCTAGTAAATATCGGCAACCATTTCGATCTTGCCTCCAGCATCTTTGTAGCACCGAGAAAAGGGATTTATAGCTTCAGCTTCCACGTGGTCAAAGTGTACAACAGACAAACCATCCAG GTCAGCCTCATGCAGAACGGCTACCCCGTGATCTCGGCGTTCGCAGGAGACCAGGATGTCACCAGGGAAGCTGCCAGCAACGGCGTCCTGCTGCTCATGGAAAGGGAAGACAAAGTACATCTCAAACTGGAGAGGGGCAACCTCATGGGGGGCTGGAAGTACTCCACCTTCTCCGGCTTCTTGGTTTTCCCTCTATAA